One region of Candidatus Omnitrophota bacterium genomic DNA includes:
- a CDS encoding bifunctional 5,10-methylenetetrahydrofolate dehydrogenase/5,10-methenyltetrahydrofolate cyclohydrolase, which yields MAAKLLEGRVIAEGLKQSVKNEVEALKTRHGSSPRLAALQIGENASSAVYVKAQKKVAETLGIEYELKVMPDNISQAEAEKAVLGLNNDKDVTSLILQLPAPKGIDAKKLSVMISPNKDAEGMHPQNLGKILLGNYKIGPCTAMAVMELLESTKVNLYGKEAVIIGHSEIVGKPLALMLLNKFATTTVCHIATGERGLLPDHVKRAEILIVAVGKAGIVKGDWVKEGAIVIDVGINRIGDKIVGDVEFETASQRASYITPVPGGVGPITTTILMRNTVELFKKQADTK from the coding sequence ATGGCGGCGAAACTTTTAGAAGGTAGGGTGATCGCTGAAGGGTTGAAACAGTCCGTTAAAAATGAAGTCGAGGCGCTCAAAACAAGACATGGAAGCTCGCCCAGGCTCGCGGCCCTGCAGATAGGCGAGAACGCGTCTTCGGCCGTATATGTAAAGGCGCAGAAGAAAGTAGCCGAGACTCTCGGCATTGAATATGAATTGAAGGTCATGCCGGACAACATTTCACAAGCCGAGGCGGAGAAAGCGGTTTTAGGCCTTAACAACGACAAAGACGTTACATCGTTGATATTGCAGCTTCCGGCCCCGAAAGGTATCGACGCCAAAAAACTTTCTGTAATGATATCGCCCAATAAAGACGCGGAGGGAATGCACCCTCAGAATCTCGGAAAAATATTGCTCGGGAATTATAAGATCGGGCCGTGCACGGCAATGGCCGTAATGGAGCTATTGGAATCTACAAAGGTTAACTTGTACGGGAAAGAGGCAGTCATAATTGGCCATTCGGAGATAGTGGGTAAGCCGCTCGCGCTTATGCTCCTCAATAAATTCGCCACGACTACAGTTTGCCATATCGCTACAGGAGAACGAGGGCTTCTGCCTGACCACGTGAAGCGCGCTGAAATATTGATAGTAGCTGTCGGGAAAGCCGGCATTGTAAAGGGCGATTGGGTAAAAGAAGGCGCAATTGTCATAGATGTGGGCATAAACCGCATCGGCGATAAGATAGTCGGCGACGTCGAGTTCGAGACCGCGTCGCAGAGAGCTTCGTATATTACGCCTGTTCCGGGAGGTGTGGGGCCGATCACGACGACTATATTGATGAGGAATACGGTCGAGTTGTTTAAAAAACAGGCGGATACGAAATGA